One region of Triticum aestivum cultivar Chinese Spring chromosome 6B, IWGSC CS RefSeq v2.1, whole genome shotgun sequence genomic DNA includes:
- the LOC123136661 gene encoding putative protease Do-like 14 has protein sequence MSDLRHGEPLAKQRNIDPIARTDHPWDLPATVPLPHRCDCPEDSVLVIPREANLPIDREAKKVVARVSQAVVGVASITVYGDQLWRASGFIVEFDESSMIGTIFSCATVSEHIPMFPKIDKIRVYLFDGTSYDATIEACDNHWNLLVLSVSFGRAVKTMNMVEISENRNAMDVHLQGFVLQPHSASERLCPGDTIIGLGRQSTEPFGLQANCGVYSYERWADLPRFCHEMQKATFINTYASIGGPAINKNGRVIGMLFHDLDCTPFMPSNIILKWWDHFKKTRMYCRPTMRVFGVNLHNAQSSPWVKVPTSLYESYDDGFLVERVPRSVKSAGLQQKDLIITCNGKPVATSLQLFEILAENIGKMVGVTFIKAEDNSKHSIYLPVEETLEKNFYSWPIAQYSNLC, from the exons ATGTCGGATCTGCGGCACGGAGAGCCGCTGGCGAAGCAAAGGAACATCGACCCCATCGCCCGGACTGACCATCCGTGGGATCTCCCTGCAACAGTCCCCCTCCCCCACCGATGCGACTGCCCAG AGGACAGCGTTTTGGTGATTCCCCGGGAGGCAAACCTCCCGATTGACAGAGAAGCAAAGAAGGTCGTGGCACGGGTGTCACAAGCAGTAGTCGGCGTCGCCAGCATTACCG TTTATGGCGATCAGCTGTGGAGAGCTTCAGGCTTTATTGTCGAATTTGATGAATCCAGCATGATTGGGACAATATTTTCATGTGCAACTGTATCTGAACACATTCCGATGTTCCCTAAAATTGACAAG ATAAGAGTATATCTATTTGATGGTACCTCTTATGACGCCACCATAGAAGCTTGCGACAATCACTGGAATTTGTTAGTATTGTCTGTTTCATTTGGTCGTGCTGTCAAAACCATGAACATGGTGGAAATTAGCGAGAACAGAAATGCGATGGATGTTCATCTTCAAGGATTTGTGCTACAGCCTCACTCAGCTTCTGAAAGGCTTTGTCCTGGCGATACCATTATCGGACTTGGTCGACAGTCTACAGAGCCTTTTGGGCTTCAAGCGAATTGTGGAGTTTACAG CTACGAGCGTTGGGCAGATCTCCCTAGGTTTTGCCATGAAATGCAGAAAGCAACATTTATAAACACATAT GCGTCAATTGGAGGTCCAGCAATAAACAAAAATGGCAGAGTCATTGGAATGCTTTTCCATGATCTAGACTGTACTCCTTTCATGCCATCCAACATCATTTTAAAATGGTGGGATCATTTCAAAAAAACTAG GATGTATTGTCGTCCAACTATGAGAGTTTTTGGTGTTAATCTACATAATGCTCAGTCTTCACCTTGGGTAAAAGTTCCCACATCTTTATATGAAAGCTATGATGATGGCTTTCTTgtggagcgg GTACCTCGATCTGTGAAATCAGCGGGATTACAGCAAAAAGATCTTATTATTACATGCAATGGGAAACCTGTGGCTACGAGTTTACAG TTGTTCGAAATCTTAGCGGAGAATATTGGAAAAATGGTGGGGGTTACTTTTATTAAGGCTGAGGACAACAGTAAGCATTCAATATATCTTCCTGTGGAGGAGACTCTGGAGAAAAACTTCTACAG CTGGCCAATTGCACAGTACAGCAATCTTTGCTAA